Proteins from one Ananas comosus cultivar F153 linkage group 5, ASM154086v1, whole genome shotgun sequence genomic window:
- the LOC109710427 gene encoding adenine nucleotide transporter BT1, chloroplastic/mitochondrial, whose translation MTRKSMQPVEKKSDWFLPLPELNFPWSIQDDKSSPCLLQEAFYPPGGLFASVGQMGVGFGVSPNTPNPNSNPNPNPNPNPRDNGIKIPCTDLYLKYVSPEVGYRVVGTPSESLAVEDETAEEATKRKIEKKGGLKLKIRVGNPHFRRLISGGIAGAVSRTAVAPLETIRTHLMVGSNGNSTTEVFQNIMNTEGWKGLFRGNFVNVIRVAPSKAIELFAYDTAKKILTPKSGEPPKLPIPSSLVAGAFAGVSSTLCTYPLELIKTRLTIQRDVYDNFLHAFVKILREEGPTELYRGLTPSLIGVVPYAATNYFAYDTLRKLYRKTFKQEEIGNIATLLIGSAAGAISSSATFPLEVARKHMQVGAVGGRRVYNNMLHALLSILENEGIGGLYRGLGPSCMKLVPAAGISFMCYEACKKILIDEEDQ comes from the exons ATGACGAGGAAGAGTATGCAACCCGTTGAGAAGAAGAGCGACTGGTTCCTGCCCTTGCCGGAATTAAACTTTCCTTGGAGCATCCAAGATGATAAAAGCTCTCCATGTCTTCTCCAAGAAGCTTTCTACCCTCCCGGCGGCTTATTCGCGAGTGTTGGGCAGATGGGAGTAGGCTTCGGCGTATCGCCGAAcacccctaaccctaactctaaccctaaccctaaccctaaccctaaccctagagatAATGGCATTAAGATCCCATGCACTGATCTCTACCTCAAGTACGTGTCGCCGGAAGTTGGATATCGAGTTGTTGGAACTCCGAGCGAGTCTCTAGCAGTCGAAGATGAAACAGCTGAAGAAGCTACGAAGAGAAAGATTGAGAAGAAGGGTGGGTTGAAGTTAAAGATTAGGGTTGGGAATCCTCATTTTAGGAGGTTAATTAGTGGCGGAATTGCCGGGGCAGTGTCGAGGACTGCTGTTGCTCCCTTGGAGACGATAAGAACACACTTAATGGTCGGTAGCAATGGGAACTCGACAACAGAAGTGTTTCAGAATATTATGAATACTGAGGGGTGGAAGGGTTTGTTTCGTGGTAATTTTGTTAACGTCATTCGAGTTGCACCGAGCAAGGCTATTGAG CTATTTGCTTATGACACAGCTAAAAAGATCTTAACTCCCAAGTCCGGGGAACCTCCTAAACTTCCTATCCCTTCTTCCCTAGTTGCTGGAGCATTTGCTGGAGTCAGCTCAACCCTGTGTACATACCCTCTTGAATTAATCAAGACTCGACTTACCATACAG AGAGATGTTTATGATAATTTCCTTCATGCCTTCGTTAAAATCTTGCGTGAGGAAGGCCCAACAGAGCTCTACAGAGGCCTAACACCCAGTCTTATTGGTGTGGTGCCCTACGCAGCGACCAACTACTTTGCGTATGACACACTGAGGAAACTCTACAGGAAAACATTCAAACAGGAGGAAATAGGCAACATTGCAACTCTTCTGATTGGCTCGGCTGCCGGTGCTATCTCGAGCAGTGCGACTTTCCCACTCGAGGTGGCGCGGAAACACATGCAGGTGGGAGCGGTGGGCGGCCGACGGGTGTACAACAACATGCTCCATGCTCTTTTGAGTATACTCGAGAACGAAGGGATCGGCGGGCTCTACAGAGGGTTGGGGCCGAGCTGCATGAAGTTGGTGCCTGCCGCGGGGATCTCATTCATGTGTTATGAGGCTTGCAAGAAGATTTTGATTGACGAAGAGGATCAATAA
- the LOC109710860 gene encoding EG45-like domain containing protein, translating into MRLFAIMLALLSLQWFEGRVLVSADVATATSYGPPYTPTKCNGNREDQFPPNNMFAAVCDGLWNNGAACGRKYMVRCLSGSNRPCKEGVSIVVEVVDKCSQNPCPANLLLSGDAFDAISQSTSGKINVEYIQI; encoded by the exons ATGAGGCTTTTCGCAATCATGCTAGCTTTACTAAGCTTACAGTGGTTCGAAGGAAGAGTCCTAGTCTCCGCAGATGTCGCGACCGCAACCTCCTATGGCCCACCGTACACTC CTACGAAATGCAACGGGAATAGGGAAGACCAGTTTCCCCCAAACAACATGTTTGCGGCTGTGTGCGACGGGCTTTGGAACAATGGGGCAGCGTGCGGGAGGAAATACATGGTGCGGTGCCTGAGCGGCAGCAACAGGCCGTGTAAGGAAGGAGTTAGTATAGTGGTGGAGGTGGTGGATAAATGCTCTCAAAATCCATGCCCTGCTAACCTCCTCCTCTCCGGAGATGCCTTCGACGCAATCTCGCAATCCACCAGCGGAAAGATCAACGTCGAATACATCCA GATTTGA